One Gossypium raimondii isolate GPD5lz chromosome 3, ASM2569854v1, whole genome shotgun sequence genomic window carries:
- the LOC105793918 gene encoding zinc finger CCCH domain-containing protein 5 isoform X1 produces MAEAEAAISKQEEGGQRDNHPMTKGRKEKRKEIKKMKRKQLRKEAAEKEREAEEAWLNDPEEQKRIAREEEEERKRRELALREFEERERAWIEAMDIKRKAQEDEEEVEKRRDDSEDANGEQRQQEDRGDDWEYVEDGPAEIIWQGNEIIVRKKKVRAPKGEAIQKCKEEVKLSQSLMIYIFHAMFSFLFLATVRDLEGFCTQDADRPTSNPLPPQSEAFSDYLNTSSAQEVLESVAKEVPNFGTEQDKAHCPFHLKTGACRFGQRCSRVHFYPDKSCTLLMRNMYNGPGLALEQDEGLEYTDEEVEQCYEEFYEDVHTEFLKFGEIVNFKVCKNGSFHLRGNVYVHYKSLESAVLAYDSINGRYFAGKQVKCEFVNITRWKVAICGEFMKSRLKTCSRGTACNFIHCFRNPGGDYEWADWDKPPPRYWAKKMAALFGYGDEAEFERQIEQDNSGHLRNPNHLVKSDDDRHRSRRSRSRERGKNNDRKQRKDLDGRCDRQKTILKREQNSERILDTCSDGGYSESDIDGSRDTDKIRSHFHAKRNSKWQSDSSEYLADTNRVYEDTECQTKKRRRHQSKGEYRDDHGGSGVRIHEDDGDQLDRDRDSEIHHSQGKSSRHYIRESSLNDWGPSKNKIHVSDSLVKQLSTVSDRESHHHNRQKSSGNLDEVLGPDDYGNADYRTHESNSSDHGSERDKGRHHDHQSKHSRHLVECSELLDAPVHQAKLKDKRDLKRGRHSRHRYEEIDSSDDREGKHHVKRRSHGHKRQ; encoded by the exons ATGGCTGAAGCTGAAGCAGCAATTTCGAAACAAGAGGAAGGAGGGCAAAGAGACAATCATCCCATGACGAAAGGCAGAAAGGAGAAGAGGAAAGAAATTAAGAAGATGAAGAGGAAGCAGTTGAGGAAGGAGGCAGCGGAGAAGGAGAGGGAGGCGGAAGAGGCCTGGCTCAACGACCCCGAGGAGCAAAAGAGGATTGCtagagaggaggaggaggagcgAAAGAGGAGAGAGTTAGCTTTGAGGGAGTTCGAAGAGAGGGAGAGAGCGTGGATCGAGGCTATGGATATTAAGAGAAAAGCTCAAGAAGATGAGGAAGAAGTGGAGAAGAGAAGGGATGATTCCGAGGATGCAAACGGAGAACAACGGCAACAG GAAGATAGGGGTGATGATTGGGAATACGTAGAAGACGGCCCTGCTGAAATTATCTGGCAAGGAAATGAGATCATTGTTAGGAAAAAGAAAGTTAGGGCTCCAAAAGGAGAAGCAATTCAAAAGTGTAAAGAAGAGGTAAAATTATCACAGTCGCTcatgatttatatttttcatgctatgttttcttttctctttttggcAACGGTTCGGGATCTTGAAGGATTTTGCACACAGGACGCTGATAGGCCTACATCAAATCCTCTTCCTCCACAATCTGAAGCTTTTTCAGACTACCTGAACACATCATCAGCACAAGAGGTGTTAGAGAGTGTTGCTAAAGAAGTACCTAACTTTGGAACTGAACAG GATAAAGCTCATTGTCCTTTCCACTTAAAGACCGGAGCCTGTCGATTTGGTCAGCGTTGCAGTAGAGTTCATTTTTACCCTGATAAATCATGCACGCTGCTCATGAGGAACATGTACAATGGTCCTGGCCTTGCATTGGAGCAAGATGAGGGGCTTGAG tATACAGATGAAGAGGTTGAACAGTGTTATGAAGAATTTTACGAGGATGTGCACACAGAGTTCTTAAAATTTGgggaaattgttaattttaag GTGTGTAAGAACGGTTCATTCCACTTGAGGGGAAATGTTTACGTGCATTATAAATCACTAGAATCTGCTGTCCTTGCTTATGATTCAATAAATGGGCGATACTTTGCTGGCAAACAG GTAAAATGTGAGTTTGTCAACATTACCAGATGGAAGGTTGCCATTTGTGGGGAATTTATGAAGTCAAGATTGAAG ACATGTTCTCGTGGAACTGCCTGCAATTTTATCCACTGTTTCCGGAACCCTGGTGGAGACTACGAATGGGCAGATTGGGACAAACCACCCCCTAGGTATTGGGCGAAAAAGATGGCTGCTTTATTTGGATATGGTGATGAGGCTGAGTTTGAGAGACAGATAGAGCAAGACAATTCTGGGCATTTGAGGAACCCTAACCATCTGGTAAAATCAGATGATGATAG GCACCGCTCTAGAAGATCAAGATCCAGGGAGAGGGGCAAGAATAATGatagaaaacaaagaaaagatttaGATGGAAGATGTGATCGACAGAAGACAATTTTAAAACGGGAACAAAACAGTGAGAGAATCCTTGATACCTGTTCTGATGGAGGTTATTCAGAAAGTGACATAGATGGCTCCAGAGATACTGATAAAATTAGAAGCCATTTTCATGCTAAGAGAAACTCAAAATGGCAGAGTGATTCATCAGAATACTTGGCTGATACGAACAGGGTCTATGAAGACACAGAATGTCAGACCAAGAAAAGGAGAAGGCATCAAAGTAAAGGGGAATACCGAGATGATCATGGAGGCAGTGGTGTCCGCATTCATGAAGATGATGGAGATCAGTTGGATAGAGACAGAGACAGTGAAATACACCACAGCCAAGGTAAAAGCTCAAGACACTATATCAGAGAATCATCCCTGAATGATTGGGGGCCTAGCAAGAACAAAATTCATGTTTCAGATTCACTTGTAAAGCAGTTGAGTACTGTCAGTGACAGAGAAAGTCATCATCATAATAGACAGAAAAGCTCAGGAAACCTGGACGAAGTTTTAGGACCTGATGATTATGGCAATGCTGACTATAGGACTCATGAGAGTAATTCTAGTGATCATGGGTCTGAGAGGGATAAGGGCAGACATCATGATCATCAGAGTAAGCATTCACGACACTTGGTTGAATGTTCTGAACTCTTAGATGCTCCAGTTCATCAAGcaaagttaaaagataaacgAGACCTAAAAAGGGGTAGGCACTCAAGGCACAGGTATGAGGAGATTGATTCTTCCGATGATCGTGAGGGGAAACATCATGTAAAACGCAGATCCCATGGTCACAAAAGACAATGA
- the LOC105793918 gene encoding zinc finger CCCH domain-containing protein 5 isoform X2 codes for MAEAEAAISKQEEGGQRDNHPMTKGRKEKRKEIKKMKRKQLRKEAAEKEREAEEAWLNDPEEQKRIAREEEEERKRRELALREFEERERAWIEAMDIKRKAQEDEEEVEKRRDDSEDANGEQRQQEDRGDDWEYVEDGPAEIIWQGNEIIVRKKKVRAPKGEAIQKCKEEDADRPTSNPLPPQSEAFSDYLNTSSAQEVLESVAKEVPNFGTEQDKAHCPFHLKTGACRFGQRCSRVHFYPDKSCTLLMRNMYNGPGLALEQDEGLEYTDEEVEQCYEEFYEDVHTEFLKFGEIVNFKVCKNGSFHLRGNVYVHYKSLESAVLAYDSINGRYFAGKQVKCEFVNITRWKVAICGEFMKSRLKTCSRGTACNFIHCFRNPGGDYEWADWDKPPPRYWAKKMAALFGYGDEAEFERQIEQDNSGHLRNPNHLVKSDDDRHRSRRSRSRERGKNNDRKQRKDLDGRCDRQKTILKREQNSERILDTCSDGGYSESDIDGSRDTDKIRSHFHAKRNSKWQSDSSEYLADTNRVYEDTECQTKKRRRHQSKGEYRDDHGGSGVRIHEDDGDQLDRDRDSEIHHSQGKSSRHYIRESSLNDWGPSKNKIHVSDSLVKQLSTVSDRESHHHNRQKSSGNLDEVLGPDDYGNADYRTHESNSSDHGSERDKGRHHDHQSKHSRHLVECSELLDAPVHQAKLKDKRDLKRGRHSRHRYEEIDSSDDREGKHHVKRRSHGHKRQ; via the exons ATGGCTGAAGCTGAAGCAGCAATTTCGAAACAAGAGGAAGGAGGGCAAAGAGACAATCATCCCATGACGAAAGGCAGAAAGGAGAAGAGGAAAGAAATTAAGAAGATGAAGAGGAAGCAGTTGAGGAAGGAGGCAGCGGAGAAGGAGAGGGAGGCGGAAGAGGCCTGGCTCAACGACCCCGAGGAGCAAAAGAGGATTGCtagagaggaggaggaggagcgAAAGAGGAGAGAGTTAGCTTTGAGGGAGTTCGAAGAGAGGGAGAGAGCGTGGATCGAGGCTATGGATATTAAGAGAAAAGCTCAAGAAGATGAGGAAGAAGTGGAGAAGAGAAGGGATGATTCCGAGGATGCAAACGGAGAACAACGGCAACAG GAAGATAGGGGTGATGATTGGGAATACGTAGAAGACGGCCCTGCTGAAATTATCTGGCAAGGAAATGAGATCATTGTTAGGAAAAAGAAAGTTAGGGCTCCAAAAGGAGAAGCAATTCAAAAGTGTAAAGAAGAG GACGCTGATAGGCCTACATCAAATCCTCTTCCTCCACAATCTGAAGCTTTTTCAGACTACCTGAACACATCATCAGCACAAGAGGTGTTAGAGAGTGTTGCTAAAGAAGTACCTAACTTTGGAACTGAACAG GATAAAGCTCATTGTCCTTTCCACTTAAAGACCGGAGCCTGTCGATTTGGTCAGCGTTGCAGTAGAGTTCATTTTTACCCTGATAAATCATGCACGCTGCTCATGAGGAACATGTACAATGGTCCTGGCCTTGCATTGGAGCAAGATGAGGGGCTTGAG tATACAGATGAAGAGGTTGAACAGTGTTATGAAGAATTTTACGAGGATGTGCACACAGAGTTCTTAAAATTTGgggaaattgttaattttaag GTGTGTAAGAACGGTTCATTCCACTTGAGGGGAAATGTTTACGTGCATTATAAATCACTAGAATCTGCTGTCCTTGCTTATGATTCAATAAATGGGCGATACTTTGCTGGCAAACAG GTAAAATGTGAGTTTGTCAACATTACCAGATGGAAGGTTGCCATTTGTGGGGAATTTATGAAGTCAAGATTGAAG ACATGTTCTCGTGGAACTGCCTGCAATTTTATCCACTGTTTCCGGAACCCTGGTGGAGACTACGAATGGGCAGATTGGGACAAACCACCCCCTAGGTATTGGGCGAAAAAGATGGCTGCTTTATTTGGATATGGTGATGAGGCTGAGTTTGAGAGACAGATAGAGCAAGACAATTCTGGGCATTTGAGGAACCCTAACCATCTGGTAAAATCAGATGATGATAG GCACCGCTCTAGAAGATCAAGATCCAGGGAGAGGGGCAAGAATAATGatagaaaacaaagaaaagatttaGATGGAAGATGTGATCGACAGAAGACAATTTTAAAACGGGAACAAAACAGTGAGAGAATCCTTGATACCTGTTCTGATGGAGGTTATTCAGAAAGTGACATAGATGGCTCCAGAGATACTGATAAAATTAGAAGCCATTTTCATGCTAAGAGAAACTCAAAATGGCAGAGTGATTCATCAGAATACTTGGCTGATACGAACAGGGTCTATGAAGACACAGAATGTCAGACCAAGAAAAGGAGAAGGCATCAAAGTAAAGGGGAATACCGAGATGATCATGGAGGCAGTGGTGTCCGCATTCATGAAGATGATGGAGATCAGTTGGATAGAGACAGAGACAGTGAAATACACCACAGCCAAGGTAAAAGCTCAAGACACTATATCAGAGAATCATCCCTGAATGATTGGGGGCCTAGCAAGAACAAAATTCATGTTTCAGATTCACTTGTAAAGCAGTTGAGTACTGTCAGTGACAGAGAAAGTCATCATCATAATAGACAGAAAAGCTCAGGAAACCTGGACGAAGTTTTAGGACCTGATGATTATGGCAATGCTGACTATAGGACTCATGAGAGTAATTCTAGTGATCATGGGTCTGAGAGGGATAAGGGCAGACATCATGATCATCAGAGTAAGCATTCACGACACTTGGTTGAATGTTCTGAACTCTTAGATGCTCCAGTTCATCAAGcaaagttaaaagataaacgAGACCTAAAAAGGGGTAGGCACTCAAGGCACAGGTATGAGGAGATTGATTCTTCCGATGATCGTGAGGGGAAACATCATGTAAAACGCAGATCCCATGGTCACAAAAGACAATGA